A genomic window from Pocillopora verrucosa isolate sample1 chromosome 7, ASM3666991v2, whole genome shotgun sequence includes:
- the LOC131792159 gene encoding UTP--glucose-1-phosphate uridylyltransferase isoform X1: MASNTVDNLDCKNDVWKSFKTTSSDQKSDPVVEFKNLARRDAFERMDSELKILLETAPEDKKEEALKNMKGFKELFGRYLEEEGPSVLWDKIKPPPEGSIVMYDAIPEVPASTFKEVLNKLVVIKLNGGLGTSMGCTGPKSLISLRRDLTFLDMNVQQIEHLNNKYGCSVPLVLMNSFNTHEETQKTLRKYKANNVQIHCFNQSQHPRIVKESLLPLPRLIGAQKNESNIECWYPPGHGDIYGSFYNSGLVQKFIDDGKEYIFVSNIDNLGATVDVNILNYMLNPSRSPAPEFVMEVTDKTRADVKGGTLIEYEGKQRLLEIAQVPKEHVDEFKSVNKFRIFNTNNLWMKLTAIKRLVEEDKMHMEVIINNKTLDNGMRIIQLETAVGAAMKNFEGAHGINVPRRRFLPVKTCSDLLLVMSNLYDMKHGRLEMSPLRQFPSVPIVQLSGGYFKKVKDFLNRFETIPDLIELDHLTVSGDVTFGKGVSLKGTVIIIANHGERIDIPSGSLLENKIVSGNLRILQH, translated from the exons ATGGCTTCAAACACAGTAGATAACCTTGACTGTAAAAATGATGTCTGGAAATCATTCAAG ACGACATCTTCAGATCAAAAGTCAGACCCTGTGGTCGAGTTCAAAAATCTCGCTCGTAGAGATGCCTTTGAACGAATGGACTCTGAATTGAAGATTTTACTTGAAACAGCACCAGAAGACAAGAAGGAG GAAGCATTGAAGAATATGAAAGGCTTCAAAGAGTTGTTTGGCAGGTATCTTGAGGAAGAAGGTCCATCAGTACTCTGGGACAAAATCAAACCTCCTCCCGAAGGATCT ATTGTCATGTATGATGCAATACCAGAGGTTCCAGCTAGCACTTTTAAGGAAGTCCTCAATAAACTTGTGGTGATCAAGCTTAATGGAGGTTTGGGTACAAGTATGGGATGTACTGGACCCAAAAGTCTTATCTCGTTACGTCGGGATTTAACCTTCCTTGACATGAATGTTCAGCAAATTGAG CATTTAAACAACAAGTATGGCTGCTCTGTTCCACTTGTCCTTATGAATTCTTTCAACACACACGAAGAGACTCAGAAGACCTTGAGGAAGTACAAAGCAAATAATGTTCAAATTCACTGCTTTAATCAGAGCCAACATCCCCGCATTGTAAAGGAGTCTCTGCTCCCCTTACCTAGACTCATAGGAGCTCAGAAAAATGAGTCAAATATTGAATG CTGGTACCCTCCAGGTCATGGCGATATTTATGGCTCATTCTACAACTCTGGTCTTGTCCAAAAATTCATTGATGATGGCAAAGAGTATATATTTGTGTCAAATATTGACAACTTAGGAGCCACTGTAGATGTAAATAT tttaaattacatGTTAAATCCTTCGCGATCACCAGCTCCTGAGTTTGTCATGGAAGTCACTGATAAAACACGGGCTGATGTAAAG GGAGGAACCCTCATAGAAtatgaaggaaaacaaagacTTTTAGAAATTGCACAAGTTCCTAAAGAACAT gTTGATGAGTTCAAATCAGTTAACAAATTCAG AATTTTCAACACCAACAACTTGTGGATGAAGTTGACTGCAATTAAGAGGCTTGTTGAGGAAGACAAGATGCACATGGAAGTTATTATCAACAACAAG ACCCTTGATAATGGAATGCGTATCATTCAATTGGAGACAGCTGTGGGTGCTGCTATGAAAAACTTTGAAGGAGCTCATG GTATTAATGTACCACGTAGACGTTTCCTCCCAGTCAAGACTTGTTCAGATCTACTGCTGGTGATGTCGAACCTGTATGACATGAAGCACGGTCGACTCGAGATGAGTCCGCTGAGACAGTTTCCGTCTGTGCCCATAGTGCAGCTCAGTGGTGGTTATTTTAAAAAG gTGAAGGATTTCTTGAATCGTTTTGAGACCATTCCCGATTTAATTGAACTGGATCATTTGACAGTGTCTGGTGACGTCACGTTTGGCAAAGGAGTGTCTTTGAAG GGAACAGTTATAATCATAGCCAATCATGGGGAAAGGATTGATATTCCTTCAGGTTCACTTTTAGAAAACAAGATTGTTTCTGGAAATCTGAGAATTTTACAGCATtaa
- the LOC131792159 gene encoding UTP--glucose-1-phosphate uridylyltransferase isoform X3 yields the protein MDSELKILLETAPEDKKEEALKNMKGFKELFGRYLEEEGPSVLWDKIKPPPEGSIVMYDAIPEVPASTFKEVLNKLVVIKLNGGLGTSMGCTGPKSLISLRRDLTFLDMNVQQIEHLNNKYGCSVPLVLMNSFNTHEETQKTLRKYKANNVQIHCFNQSQHPRIVKESLLPLPRLIGAQKNESNIECWYPPGHGDIYGSFYNSGLVQKFIDDGKEYIFVSNIDNLGATVDVNILNYMLNPSRSPAPEFVMEVTDKTRADVKGGTLIEYEGKQRLLEIAQVPKEHVDEFKSVNKFRIFNTNNLWMKLTAIKRLVEEDKMHMEVIINNKTLDNGMRIIQLETAVGAAMKNFEGAHGINVPRRRFLPVKTCSDLLLVMSNLYDMKHGRLEMSPLRQFPSVPIVQLSGGYFKKVKDFLNRFETIPDLIELDHLTVSGDVTFGKGVSLKGTVIIIANHGERIDIPSGSLLENKIVSGNLRILQH from the exons ATGGACTCTGAATTGAAGATTTTACTTGAAACAGCACCAGAAGACAAGAAGGAG GAAGCATTGAAGAATATGAAAGGCTTCAAAGAGTTGTTTGGCAGGTATCTTGAGGAAGAAGGTCCATCAGTACTCTGGGACAAAATCAAACCTCCTCCCGAAGGATCT ATTGTCATGTATGATGCAATACCAGAGGTTCCAGCTAGCACTTTTAAGGAAGTCCTCAATAAACTTGTGGTGATCAAGCTTAATGGAGGTTTGGGTACAAGTATGGGATGTACTGGACCCAAAAGTCTTATCTCGTTACGTCGGGATTTAACCTTCCTTGACATGAATGTTCAGCAAATTGAG CATTTAAACAACAAGTATGGCTGCTCTGTTCCACTTGTCCTTATGAATTCTTTCAACACACACGAAGAGACTCAGAAGACCTTGAGGAAGTACAAAGCAAATAATGTTCAAATTCACTGCTTTAATCAGAGCCAACATCCCCGCATTGTAAAGGAGTCTCTGCTCCCCTTACCTAGACTCATAGGAGCTCAGAAAAATGAGTCAAATATTGAATG CTGGTACCCTCCAGGTCATGGCGATATTTATGGCTCATTCTACAACTCTGGTCTTGTCCAAAAATTCATTGATGATGGCAAAGAGTATATATTTGTGTCAAATATTGACAACTTAGGAGCCACTGTAGATGTAAATAT tttaaattacatGTTAAATCCTTCGCGATCACCAGCTCCTGAGTTTGTCATGGAAGTCACTGATAAAACACGGGCTGATGTAAAG GGAGGAACCCTCATAGAAtatgaaggaaaacaaagacTTTTAGAAATTGCACAAGTTCCTAAAGAACAT gTTGATGAGTTCAAATCAGTTAACAAATTCAG AATTTTCAACACCAACAACTTGTGGATGAAGTTGACTGCAATTAAGAGGCTTGTTGAGGAAGACAAGATGCACATGGAAGTTATTATCAACAACAAG ACCCTTGATAATGGAATGCGTATCATTCAATTGGAGACAGCTGTGGGTGCTGCTATGAAAAACTTTGAAGGAGCTCATG GTATTAATGTACCACGTAGACGTTTCCTCCCAGTCAAGACTTGTTCAGATCTACTGCTGGTGATGTCGAACCTGTATGACATGAAGCACGGTCGACTCGAGATGAGTCCGCTGAGACAGTTTCCGTCTGTGCCCATAGTGCAGCTCAGTGGTGGTTATTTTAAAAAG gTGAAGGATTTCTTGAATCGTTTTGAGACCATTCCCGATTTAATTGAACTGGATCATTTGACAGTGTCTGGTGACGTCACGTTTGGCAAAGGAGTGTCTTTGAAG GGAACAGTTATAATCATAGCCAATCATGGGGAAAGGATTGATATTCCTTCAGGTTCACTTTTAGAAAACAAGATTGTTTCTGGAAATCTGAGAATTTTACAGCATtaa
- the LOC131792159 gene encoding UTP--glucose-1-phosphate uridylyltransferase isoform X2 has translation MTTSSDQKSDPVVEFKNLARRDAFERMDSELKILLETAPEDKKEEALKNMKGFKELFGRYLEEEGPSVLWDKIKPPPEGSIVMYDAIPEVPASTFKEVLNKLVVIKLNGGLGTSMGCTGPKSLISLRRDLTFLDMNVQQIEHLNNKYGCSVPLVLMNSFNTHEETQKTLRKYKANNVQIHCFNQSQHPRIVKESLLPLPRLIGAQKNESNIECWYPPGHGDIYGSFYNSGLVQKFIDDGKEYIFVSNIDNLGATVDVNILNYMLNPSRSPAPEFVMEVTDKTRADVKGGTLIEYEGKQRLLEIAQVPKEHVDEFKSVNKFRIFNTNNLWMKLTAIKRLVEEDKMHMEVIINNKTLDNGMRIIQLETAVGAAMKNFEGAHGINVPRRRFLPVKTCSDLLLVMSNLYDMKHGRLEMSPLRQFPSVPIVQLSGGYFKKVKDFLNRFETIPDLIELDHLTVSGDVTFGKGVSLKGTVIIIANHGERIDIPSGSLLENKIVSGNLRILQH, from the exons ATG ACGACATCTTCAGATCAAAAGTCAGACCCTGTGGTCGAGTTCAAAAATCTCGCTCGTAGAGATGCCTTTGAACGAATGGACTCTGAATTGAAGATTTTACTTGAAACAGCACCAGAAGACAAGAAGGAG GAAGCATTGAAGAATATGAAAGGCTTCAAAGAGTTGTTTGGCAGGTATCTTGAGGAAGAAGGTCCATCAGTACTCTGGGACAAAATCAAACCTCCTCCCGAAGGATCT ATTGTCATGTATGATGCAATACCAGAGGTTCCAGCTAGCACTTTTAAGGAAGTCCTCAATAAACTTGTGGTGATCAAGCTTAATGGAGGTTTGGGTACAAGTATGGGATGTACTGGACCCAAAAGTCTTATCTCGTTACGTCGGGATTTAACCTTCCTTGACATGAATGTTCAGCAAATTGAG CATTTAAACAACAAGTATGGCTGCTCTGTTCCACTTGTCCTTATGAATTCTTTCAACACACACGAAGAGACTCAGAAGACCTTGAGGAAGTACAAAGCAAATAATGTTCAAATTCACTGCTTTAATCAGAGCCAACATCCCCGCATTGTAAAGGAGTCTCTGCTCCCCTTACCTAGACTCATAGGAGCTCAGAAAAATGAGTCAAATATTGAATG CTGGTACCCTCCAGGTCATGGCGATATTTATGGCTCATTCTACAACTCTGGTCTTGTCCAAAAATTCATTGATGATGGCAAAGAGTATATATTTGTGTCAAATATTGACAACTTAGGAGCCACTGTAGATGTAAATAT tttaaattacatGTTAAATCCTTCGCGATCACCAGCTCCTGAGTTTGTCATGGAAGTCACTGATAAAACACGGGCTGATGTAAAG GGAGGAACCCTCATAGAAtatgaaggaaaacaaagacTTTTAGAAATTGCACAAGTTCCTAAAGAACAT gTTGATGAGTTCAAATCAGTTAACAAATTCAG AATTTTCAACACCAACAACTTGTGGATGAAGTTGACTGCAATTAAGAGGCTTGTTGAGGAAGACAAGATGCACATGGAAGTTATTATCAACAACAAG ACCCTTGATAATGGAATGCGTATCATTCAATTGGAGACAGCTGTGGGTGCTGCTATGAAAAACTTTGAAGGAGCTCATG GTATTAATGTACCACGTAGACGTTTCCTCCCAGTCAAGACTTGTTCAGATCTACTGCTGGTGATGTCGAACCTGTATGACATGAAGCACGGTCGACTCGAGATGAGTCCGCTGAGACAGTTTCCGTCTGTGCCCATAGTGCAGCTCAGTGGTGGTTATTTTAAAAAG gTGAAGGATTTCTTGAATCGTTTTGAGACCATTCCCGATTTAATTGAACTGGATCATTTGACAGTGTCTGGTGACGTCACGTTTGGCAAAGGAGTGTCTTTGAAG GGAACAGTTATAATCATAGCCAATCATGGGGAAAGGATTGATATTCCTTCAGGTTCACTTTTAGAAAACAAGATTGTTTCTGGAAATCTGAGAATTTTACAGCATtaa
- the LOC131792073 gene encoding kinesin-like protein KIF16B, with protein MASLKVAVRARPLNNRELELGSKCIIQMEGQKTTIFNTKLYGEVGLEGDKSRDIKKEFIFDFSYWSADSNDSNFVSQDQVFSDLGQGVLESAFEGYNACLFAYGQTSAGKTYTMMGTNEEVGLIPRICKGLFEYISQNTSLSSSFRTEVSYLEIYNENARDLLRPQKLKKLPQQNLKVREHPKEGPYVEGLTKQHVSDYDSIEVLMEQGNRLRATASTKMNNTSSRSHAIFTIKFTQARFMGDMPSETISKIHLVDLAGSERASTSGAAGERLKEGANINKSLVTLGIVISTLAENSINASSSGFKRPSFRKKLFVPYRDSVLTFLLKDSLGGNSKTVMVAAISPAECNYGETLSTLRYAHRAKSIINMPTINEDPNVKLIRELRSEIERLKALIRTSGTGDEKKTLNDPMKVNQKLQENQARVEQLTKDWTEKWKEAKSIMQESELQLRRHGSCVVLVDLELPHLVRLEEDPLRTEIMLYRVMHGKTHIGREDAPNPQDIVLEGEDIDKEHCVLDFVKGRVTFEPISSLCWVNGVAVSQPTKLNQGDVIVLGKSDVFKFNFPTEAAKLREKRRSALYTTESTESLTNLHTSPVRGSHGDLSVRSDSSSPMTLDSGVEIDLPGPDSLEEIKNQVTDLIARHKEAEVRRLEIEKTFQTEIDNKQKEIDNQKEHIQTLREIHDGKSHKAREDLEEVRLNMDKKHEDSRKEIEKQLEDLFEMKLKQCREAEEAAEEIAKEREEVARFMEGEWQKVVQYEMKLADIELHRRKLIAQAEIERVRQEELHALEMENDLKGLEEKQVELLELQEKLEIAKAEAEGELNRDKLTLDSTLAENLAELDELEQKIQLIAEKHDQYMTFLSSVDDSVGSEENFDERTVTKVDYSDETRRISDAGLTSKTVALDLRQRRRASWNFPSRKLSVSGGANDDAVTQQLQRLFELKNEKEEIIEKTRSELTREITNVEFYGRQILENEAKITELEEMYKTSRQQHAEKIRLCLESLKIKEEQDIALVDQDRERYVELLWKEYGEIESLISETFESSLNSSDTLEGETTSDVRANDEKKLEVLNLVKKRLRQIGSDEDVLFLEYVAKRAHFEKDEDRVHEQQRKISEKMMDGIKEKEVALLKLSGQKERFHVERARERRLITSRIGRLSRVKSSGDLHNEEALEFFKEEARKLRETFEKVEESEMRLQNERREKENIHLQLEEARAKLRTSEEDREECEERLKDLEEQKLQKEKEISDLKRQMEEEKQSYLDNLKTEDYEVIEKPLVNRLHIKFRILGNHAAAEVLKEALIASGLPEMIKTAPASFRSPQRLTNDSSHGGWTFHSIQKDVTIVRKREECSGSLLHCFMGRGVIPAPPPTVWEAVKNPLSRYIYDNMLKKINIVEHVEEGLKVVYMLHETSQCFMTHSRDFCYVSKERVEGDKYVLASQSIEHPKCPLTPSIIRGQIMSSGWIVEPLCVEGQEMSLVWYITKVHLGSSTLPWRLIDLLSKRQPLSIAFLRSYLTPP; from the exons ATGGCTTCATTGAAAGTGGCAGTCCGTGCTCGTCCGTTAAACAACAG GGAATTAGAGCTCGGATCCAAATGCATAATTCAAATGGAGGGACAGAAGACAACGATATTCAACACGAAG CTGTATGGTGAGGTTGGATTGGAAGGAGACAAGTCAAGAGATATCAAGAAGGAATTTATCTTTGATTTCTCCTATTGGTCGGCTGACTCTAATgattcaaattttgtttccCAAGACCAG gtTTTCAGTGACCTTGGTCAGGGAGTTTTGGAATCAGCATTTGAAGGTTATAATGCTTGTTTATTTGCCTATGGTCAAACAAGTGCTGGGAAAACTTACACCATGATGGGAACAAAT gaAGAAGTTGGACTCATTCCCAGAATCTGCAAG GGATTATTTGAATACATTAGCCAGAACACATCTCTGAGTTCATCATTCAGAACTGAAGTGAG CTATCTTGAAATTTATAATGAAAATGCCCGTGACCTGTTGAGGCCGCAGAAGTTGAAGAAGCTTCCTCAGCAGAATTTAAAAGTGCGTGAACATCCTAAAGAAGGGCCGTATGTGGAAG GGTTGACAAAGCAACATGTTTCTGATTATGATTCAATTGAAGTTCTTATGGAGCAAGGAAACAGGCTAAG AGCAACTGCTTCAACAAAGATGAACAATACTAGCAGTCGTTCACATGCAATTtttacaatcaaatttactCAG gcCAGATTCATGGGAGATATGCCCAGTGAAACGATAAGCAAGATACACTTAGTAGATCTGGCTGGCAG TGAGCGAGCTAGTACGAGTGGCGCTGCTGGTGAAAGGCTTAAAGAAGGAGCGAATATCAACAAATCCCTCGTTACATTGGGGATTGTTATTTCCACTCTTG CGGAAAACTCTATCAATGCATCTTCATCTGGATTCAAGCGCCCTTCATTCAGGAAGAAGCTGTTCGTACCTTACCGTGATTCTGTCCTCACGTTTCTCCTCAAGGACAGTTTGGGCGGAAACTCTAAGACCGTCATGGTTGCAG CCATTTCTCCTGCTGAATGCAACTACGGTGAAACGCTCAGTACTTTGCGGTATGCGCATCGAGCAAAGAGCATCATCAACATGCCGACAATAAACGAG GATCCGAACGTCAAACTCATCCGGGAACTTAGATCTGAAATCGAGCGTCTCAAAGCCCTCATACGAACTTCCGGAACGGGCGATGAG AAAAAGACCTTAAATGACCCCATGAAAGTCAATCAGAAACTTCAAGAAAATCAGGCGCGCGTCGAACAGCTGACGAAAGACTGGACCGAGAAGTGGAAGGAGGCAAAATCGATCATGCAG gaGAGCGAGTTACAGCTTCGGCGTCACGGATCATGCGTGGTTCTCGTTGATCTGGAGCTCCCTCACTTGGTTCGCTTGGAGGAGGATCCACTCAGAACAGAGATAATGCTGTATCGtgttatg CATGGAAAAACACATATTGGACGAGAAGATGCGCCAAACCCGCAAGATATAG TTCTTGAAGGCGAAGATATCGACAAAGAACACTGTGTGCTGGATTTTGTCAAAGGGCGAGTCACGTTTGAGCCGATTTCTTCATTGTGTTGGGTAAACGGGGTGGCTGTGTCTCAGCCAACGAAACTAAACCAGG GTGATGTTATTGTTCTTGGCAAGAGCGATGtgttcaaattcaattttccaaCCGAAGCGGCAAAACTGAGGGAAAAACGGCGCTCTGCTCTGTACACCACG GAATCGACCGAGTCTTTGACTAATTTACATACCTCACCTGTCCGTGGTAGTCATGGAGACCTGAGTGTGAGATCCGATTCCTCTTCACCGATGACTTTGGACTCTGG TGTTGAAATCGATCTTCCGGGGCCAGATTCTTTAGAAGAAATAAA AAATCAAGTGACAGATTTAATCGCCAGACACAAAGAAGCAGAAGTCAGGCGGCTGGAGATAGAAAAAACCTTCCAGACTGAAATCGATAACAAGCAGAAAGAGATTGACAACCAAAAAGAGCATATTCAGACATTGCGCGAGATTCACGATGGAAAATCGCATAAAGCGCGCGAGGATCTGGAAGAAGTTCGACTTAACATGGACAAGAAGCACGAGGATTCGAGAAAAGAGATTGAGAAGCAGCTGGAGGATCTGTTCGAAATGAAACTTAAACAGTGTAGAGAAGCCGAAGAAGCCGCGGAAGAAATAGCAAAGGAGAGGGAAGAGGTGGCTCGTTTTATGGAGGGCGAATGGCAGAAGGTTGTTcaatatgaaatgaaattggCTGACATTGAGCTGCACCGGCGGAAATTGATTGCTCAAGCGGAGATCGAACGAGTCCGTCAAGAGGAACTTCATGCGTTGGAGATGGAGAATGATTTAAAAGGATTGGAAGAAAAACAAGTCGAGTTGTTAGAGTTACAAGAGAAACTTGAAATAGCCAAGGCTGAAGCTGAGGGTGAATTAAATCGAGATAAACTGACCTTAGACTCGACTCTCGCCGAAAATTTAGCCGAACTTGACGAGTTAGAACAAAAAATCCAGCTAATAGCAGAAAAACACGATCAGTATATGACTTTCCTAAGCTCTGTAGACGATTCAGTGGGCTCGGAAGAAAATTTTGACGAAAGAACAGTTACCAAGGTTGACTACAGTGACGAGACACGGAGAATTTCAGACGCTGGTTTGACATCTAAAACTGTAGCTTTGGACTTGCGGCAACGCAGACGAGCCAGTTGGAATTTTCCATCCAGAAAATTGTCTGTCTCAGGGGGAGCTAACGATGACGCAGTAACACAACAACTGCAAAGATTGTTTGAgcttaaaaacgaaaaagaggAGATAATCGAAAAGACACGCAGTGAATTAACGCGTGAGATCACAAATGTCGAGTTCTATGGACGGCAAATTCTAGAAAACGAGGCTAAGATAACTGAACTCGAAGAAATGTACAAAACATCTCGTCAACAACACGCAGAGAAAATTCGTCTGTGTTTGGAaagcttaaaaattaaagaagagcAAGACATTGCTTTGGTAGACCAAGATCGTGAACGTTATGTGGAACTTTTGTGGAAGGAGTATGGCGAGATTGAAAGTTTAATTTCAGAGACGTTTGAATCATCTTTGAATTCCAGCGATACGCTGGAAGGGGAAACAACAAGCGAtgtcagagcaaatgatgaaAAGAAACTCGAAGTTCTAAATTTAGTGAAGAAAAGATTAAGGCAAATTGGTAGCGACGAAGATGTCTTATTCCTTGAATACGTCGCTAAACGAGCTCACTTTGAGAAAGACGAAGACAGAGTTCACGAGCAGCAAAGAAAGATCTCAGAGAAGATGATGGATGGTATTAAAGAGAAAGAAGTCGCTCTGCTGAAACTTTCAGGACAAAAGGAACGGTTCCATGTGGAAAGAGCCAGAGAAAGGCGACTAATTACTTCGCGTATAGGAAGGCTGTCTCGTGTGAAGTCATCTGGTGATCTGCACAATGAAGAAGCACTGGAATTCTTTAAGGAGGAGGCGAGAAAACTTCGAGAGACGTTCGAGAAAGTGGAAGAAAGTGAAATGAG GCTTCAAAATGAGCGGCGGgagaaagaaaatatccatCTGCAGCTGGAAGAAGCGCGAGCAAAACTACGAACCAGCGAGGAGGACAGAGAGGAATGCGAAGAGAGACTAAAGGATCTGGAAGAACAAAAActtcaaaaagagaaagaaatatctGATTTGAAGAGACAAATGGAGGAGGAGAAGCAAAGCTATTTGGATAATCTCAA aacTGAAGACTACGAAGTGATAGAAAAACCTCTTG TAAATCGGCTTCACATTAAATTTCGTATTCTTGGTAACCACGCTGCGGCAGAGGTCTTAAAAGAG gcccTAATTGCTTCAGGTCTTCCCGAGATGATCAAAACGGCACCGGCATCTTTTAGGTCTCCACAGCGTCTGACAAACGACTCTTCTCACGGTGGATGGAC GTTTCACAGTATTCAGAAAGACGTCACTATCGTGCGGAAAAGGGAAGAGTGCAGTGGCAGTCTCCTACACTG ttttatggGGCGAGGAGTCATCCCGGCACCACCACCGACCGTGTGGGAGGCAGTCAAGAACCCGCTGTCCAGATATATTTACGACAACATGCTCAAG aaaattaaTATTGTAGAGCATGTGGAAGAAGGACTGAAAGTTG TGTATATGCTTCATGAGACGTCTCAGTGCTTTATGACACATTCACGTGACTTCTGCTACGTCTCTAAAGAACGCGTAGAG ggtGACAAGTACGTGCTTGCATCTCAGTCGATTGAGCATCCAAAGTGTCCTCTGACACCTTCAATCATCCGGGGACAG ATCATGTCCAGTGGATGGATTGTAGAACCGTTATGTGTTGAAGGACAAGAAATGTCTCTTGTGTGGTACATCACCAAG gTTCATCTTGGTTCTTCTACGCTACCCTGGCGACTGATCGACCTGCTATCCAAACGCCAGCCCCTCAGTATTGCGTTCTTACGGAGCTACTTAACACCTCCTTGA